From Deferrisoma camini S3R1, the proteins below share one genomic window:
- a CDS encoding MFS transporter — translation MGRRVLSRPRLPGTVRALGWVSLLTDLSSEMIYPLLPAFLTGVLGAGAGALGVIEGVAEATASVLKWVSGRWSDRMERRKPLVLVGYTVSGMSRPLIGAASSWLGVLGLRFSDRVGKGLRTSPRDALIAEAVAPEQRGRAFGFHRAMDHAGAVVGPLVAAALLGWGVPLRVVFGLAALPAAAVVVVIARGVAESPRSAPQPDPSLAAAPKPGGFGPGFGRFLLALAVFTLGNSTDAFLLFRMSELGAPAASVAVLWAAHHGVKTAATLWGGRIVDRLGPRRCLTAGWLWYAVVYLGFALARGPGAGVVWFLAYGLYHGLAEPAERAWTAALAPRGVRGAAYGWVHGAMGLAALPASLLFGGLWEAWGAPVAFGVGAALAVGAAALLAGVPSRPVGGANA, via the coding sequence ATGGGCCGGAGAGTTCTGAGCCGGCCGCGCCTTCCCGGCACGGTCCGGGCGCTCGGGTGGGTGAGCCTGCTCACCGATCTGTCGAGCGAGATGATCTATCCCCTGCTCCCGGCGTTTCTCACGGGCGTCCTGGGGGCGGGGGCCGGAGCCTTGGGGGTGATCGAGGGGGTGGCCGAGGCCACGGCGTCGGTGCTCAAGTGGGTGTCGGGCCGGTGGTCCGACCGGATGGAGCGCCGGAAGCCGTTGGTGCTGGTGGGGTATACGGTGTCCGGGATGAGCCGCCCCCTGATCGGGGCGGCCTCCTCGTGGCTCGGGGTGCTGGGACTGCGGTTCTCGGATCGGGTGGGCAAGGGGCTTCGCACGTCCCCGCGCGACGCCTTGATCGCCGAGGCCGTGGCGCCCGAACAGCGCGGCCGGGCGTTCGGATTCCACCGGGCCATGGACCACGCGGGTGCCGTGGTGGGGCCCCTGGTGGCCGCGGCCCTGCTGGGCTGGGGCGTGCCGCTCCGCGTCGTGTTTGGGCTGGCCGCGCTGCCCGCAGCGGCGGTGGTCGTTGTGATCGCGCGAGGAGTTGCGGAGTCTCCCCGTTCTGCTCCGCAACCCGATCCGTCCCTGGCCGCGGCCCCAAAGCCGGGGGGATTCGGCCCCGGCTTCGGACGGTTTCTGCTGGCCCTGGCGGTGTTCACCCTGGGCAACTCTACCGACGCGTTTCTCCTGTTCCGGATGTCCGAGCTGGGGGCCCCGGCTGCCAGCGTGGCCGTGTTGTGGGCGGCCCACCACGGGGTGAAAACCGCGGCAACCCTCTGGGGGGGCCGGATCGTGGACCGGCTAGGCCCGCGACGGTGCCTCACAGCCGGGTGGTTGTGGTACGCCGTGGTCTACCTCGGCTTCGCCCTGGCGCGGGGGCCGGGCGCGGGCGTGGTGTGGTTCCTGGCTTACGGCCTCTATCACGGGTTGGCCGAGCCCGCCGAAAGGGCATGGACCGCCGCCCTGGCCCCCCGGGGCGTCCGGGGCGCCGCCTACGGGTGGGTTCACGGGGCGATGGGGCTCGCCGCCCTGCCTGCGAGCCTTCTTTTCGGGGGCCTCTGGGAGGCCTGGGGGGCTCCGGTGGCCTTCGGTGTCGGGGCGGCGCTGGCAGTGGGCGCGGCGGCGCTGCTGGCGGGCGTACCGAGCCGTCCCGTCGGCGGCGCGAACGCCTGA
- a CDS encoding CAP domain-containing protein produces the protein MRRVSRPLSPATVAMRCVAVLLLTLGLAACGGGGGGDATEETGGGAGEGAGGGAVQLAVTPQQQTVDIGTSVQLSASAEADWSVVEPGGGTVDTSGRYTAPLVPGTYHVRATAKADPSVTDEAEITVRVGEQWLAYLNLFRSGTRAPASRRAARAGTFLPAVAEDADLSVGALKHAKYLVANDTSHPEIDPDGNVHDEEPTKPGYSAEGQTAAQKGNVVKSEDAAMDSARAFDAWMTGPFHALGILDPRLERVGYGIWNEADGTGWQSAAVLNVLSGLADQVPDGVSFPLFFPGPDAVVHLLEYPGLESPDPLSGCDGFTAPTGLPLVVQLGSDPFGTNVPDVTAVSLQAGGGTDLEVCWFDEATYTNPDPDDQDRGRLVLNTRDAVVIVPRAPLEPGQTYTASVTADGTTYSWSFRTWPPVTGDFALVPAPGTVLPGQAVSFQLVDAGGSPATDARWFVNGEEGGGADAGTIDPAGTYTAPSDPSAPVVVTVRAESATAPSAAAETTFTVASVGITLNPTTAVLDPGGTTVFTAAVAVNPEGALSDTAVEFLVEGILGGNATVGTVSDSGQYAAPASPPPAGQVAVTARLKALPQVAASATVTFRQQQAGGSGGGTTLSLAPAVSQVALGETVGFVLFSGADPVTDPVRWLVNGVEGGDATYGSIASDGTYTAPAGAPPGAVTVRAELESDPTRFAEVTFTVSAPTTVSIAPAEATVPLDGRETFTVTTEPAGQAVIVLVNGVEGGDTQVGTIEESADAPGTYTYHAPILMPTAGNQVTLEARLAGDPTASASAAVTLVAEPADIQVAIDPQPPRVGLGATVTFTATVTGAVNTNVRWFVNNVEGGDPATGTITDAGEYKAPPLMPTKPLTITIRAQSVEDPTAFDEVSFPLMELVADPGIVRSTQAGSSHAISLTAELSDGTSVDLTNDPGIQASTDNTAVATASVAPPTVTMGSELGRTTVTFTDTTTPGSPQAGVIVVSDTDYVLEVTPDAVYGAVEGYQKPIQVLLEPQRGPHAGGAYDLAPTDAVTYEALDSNGWVQPRESPVDPLPDPTTYVAYVDAAAGRVVFGRKVGVAAFRVTESQTGKSATFTAEFLGLEVTPWIVKADGVEGAATNAGDVVVTPEGTQGFNETVALALFLKATDSQGQTLLPDELAALLGDVRGNFRVAADQGGFLPPGLEALWHNTAGGFGGSITVADPPIVYEDGTDRVAEVEVRTETVTVSGLVPAPQIGGILDLPGQNPDLQGTVHVLADVVPRAVGDVTVTLDLTGTVLLYRGQRIATPVQFTVTGAFPEPDTVNVGPTNIGPTGSPFYVNVSYAPAVVGLTPVVEYRPQGGGGGWTPAPLLTGTFPGSGIGGGSGLTSQGTDGFVAAFDSSQAGTYEFRIRYLEFPDDTGYAVQSTEVVTGSASTWAERTVQDFSEGALQPVRVCTSADNGVEVDFSSRSFTLYRPDGSQQSNALTFTVLSGGTNTTSSTTEVAKGGCAELQPQLAVAAEPGDVIAGSFFYTELPNQAAGTIELVFGGASLVATPAVQLAPSGHSGAFQATWRLKGGKSFADLLAAGTPTLARVELRRDGQAALEPLVDAVTPVDASTLDVTLTVPEEYFTSGRGSFELHLFFGSQGEAHYKAGPLDIAEVKPTGAVPTVLPLNAKWPGVAERARVPVEVEVTGTTLPVRVTARVETAGQTTPLAGFSRTRTRTPGVYVPTYTLQPKLQRWLAGGQTARFDLYGDLTDQTTTVGDQTVDLPDGLPDRVSSNPGDTTLAVEVTQQGLAQTILEQTLTVFNFVPRHETLRAPTLAVEEGNLSRDDAYAALSFEPNQTTGEPTPPDPNAAQEVWIGIDHDPEKGLGVLDMPFFPGTPDDGRWADFVGEPEPFAPDPVTETIVTGSTRLTPFGLTLGGVCFDPWTYGRKSPNGTELLSFFPAPPDTMLDSGLLYQQGGASGGRFAGTRYQVITRTPGVDTPGLDCGYLRTGQISDLGDTIGEEAVRADSAADGRVVTFSKDLDGRDVIRTAFHLGGPNAAFEFTTDPTDPSGQPLVEATLKAPLVLSRYPQVVRDDDIRLTTRVDAEAALKASTAKVVVSVGAAAVGAMLTAAGPAGVLASAGVAAAFQIWDNQAMNPSTGKGLPDHALASLVSTAQGAPPGILAQEGLEEVFPRVWERLTVNAVLDQDTGKFLLYETGTFERVPVKKPFGVFTQAPESLRFEVSGAQLTAGLIAGVLANVINDSIAPENYSANHTSHAYALDQVALVIPENAVQGDPQAGARVAWLARLTQSDLDLRTARILARASARASRKGGGATVQVAGQDRSAPFYLRMRPAFGPLVIVAVPGGQTQAAPSDLSTKYPEVDPAQRNLVDFRVRVGGSDPTAFPFLTTTVVEAGRTSPQATARVFVDQSESELELRMIDPVLESISDGTSTWISP, from the coding sequence ATGCGCCGAGTGTCTCGACCTTTGTCCCCCGCCACGGTGGCGATGCGTTGCGTTGCCGTCCTCCTGCTGACCTTGGGCCTCGCCGCCTGCGGAGGAGGGGGTGGAGGAGACGCCACGGAAGAGACGGGGGGCGGAGCCGGGGAAGGTGCGGGCGGCGGGGCGGTGCAGCTCGCGGTCACCCCCCAGCAGCAGACCGTGGACATCGGCACCTCGGTGCAGCTCAGCGCCTCGGCCGAGGCCGACTGGTCGGTGGTGGAGCCCGGGGGGGGCACGGTGGACACCTCAGGCCGGTACACCGCTCCGCTCGTGCCCGGCACCTACCACGTGCGGGCAACGGCCAAAGCGGATCCGTCGGTCACCGACGAGGCGGAGATCACGGTAAGGGTGGGGGAGCAGTGGCTCGCCTACCTGAATCTGTTTCGCTCAGGCACCCGGGCCCCTGCCTCCCGCCGGGCCGCCCGCGCCGGCACATTCCTCCCCGCCGTGGCCGAGGACGCCGACCTGAGCGTCGGCGCCCTCAAGCACGCCAAGTACCTGGTGGCGAACGACACCTCCCACCCCGAGATCGATCCGGACGGCAACGTCCACGACGAGGAGCCCACCAAGCCGGGGTACTCGGCCGAAGGGCAGACCGCGGCCCAGAAGGGCAACGTGGTCAAGTCCGAGGACGCGGCCATGGACAGCGCCCGGGCCTTCGACGCCTGGATGACCGGCCCGTTCCACGCCCTGGGCATCCTGGATCCCCGTCTCGAGCGGGTGGGGTACGGCATCTGGAACGAGGCGGACGGCACGGGATGGCAGTCGGCGGCCGTTCTGAACGTGCTCTCGGGCCTCGCGGACCAGGTGCCGGACGGGGTGAGTTTTCCCCTGTTCTTTCCCGGGCCGGACGCGGTGGTGCACCTGCTGGAGTACCCGGGGTTGGAGAGCCCCGACCCCCTTTCCGGCTGCGATGGATTCACGGCACCCACGGGGCTCCCCCTGGTGGTCCAGCTCGGCTCGGATCCCTTTGGGACCAACGTTCCCGACGTCACCGCGGTGTCGCTCCAAGCCGGGGGGGGCACCGACCTTGAGGTCTGCTGGTTCGACGAGGCCACCTACACCAACCCCGACCCGGACGACCAGGACCGCGGGCGGCTCGTCCTCAACACCCGCGACGCCGTGGTGATCGTCCCCCGGGCCCCCCTGGAGCCCGGCCAGACCTACACCGCTTCGGTCACGGCCGACGGCACGACGTACAGCTGGAGCTTCCGGACCTGGCCTCCGGTCACAGGGGACTTCGCCCTGGTGCCCGCGCCGGGTACGGTGCTTCCCGGGCAGGCCGTTTCGTTCCAGCTCGTAGACGCCGGCGGATCCCCGGCGACGGACGCCCGCTGGTTCGTGAACGGCGAGGAGGGCGGCGGCGCCGACGCCGGCACGATCGACCCGGCCGGCACCTACACCGCGCCCTCGGACCCCTCGGCCCCGGTGGTGGTCACGGTGCGAGCCGAAAGCGCGACCGCCCCCTCGGCCGCGGCGGAGACGACGTTCACCGTGGCCTCGGTGGGGATCACCCTCAACCCGACCACCGCCGTCCTGGACCCGGGGGGTACCACGGTGTTCACCGCCGCGGTCGCGGTGAACCCGGAGGGCGCCCTTTCGGACACGGCTGTGGAGTTCCTGGTGGAGGGGATCCTCGGGGGCAACGCCACCGTGGGCACGGTCTCGGACTCCGGGCAGTACGCCGCGCCGGCCAGTCCGCCTCCGGCCGGGCAGGTCGCGGTCACGGCACGGCTCAAGGCCCTGCCCCAGGTCGCGGCCTCGGCCACGGTGACCTTTCGGCAGCAGCAAGCAGGGGGAAGCGGGGGAGGCACAACGCTCTCGCTCGCGCCTGCGGTGTCCCAGGTGGCCCTGGGAGAAACCGTGGGGTTCGTGCTGTTCTCGGGCGCCGACCCCGTGACCGACCCGGTCCGGTGGCTCGTGAACGGCGTGGAAGGGGGCGATGCCACCTACGGCTCGATCGCGTCCGACGGCACCTACACCGCGCCGGCGGGCGCCCCGCCCGGTGCGGTCACCGTGCGGGCCGAACTGGAGTCGGATCCGACGCGGTTCGCCGAGGTCACCTTCACGGTGTCGGCCCCAACGACGGTCTCCATCGCCCCGGCCGAGGCCACCGTGCCCCTGGACGGCCGGGAGACCTTCACCGTGACCACCGAGCCGGCGGGCCAGGCCGTGATCGTTCTGGTCAACGGCGTGGAGGGGGGCGACACCCAGGTGGGCACGATCGAGGAGAGCGCGGACGCGCCCGGCACGTACACCTACCACGCGCCGATCCTCATGCCAACGGCCGGAAACCAGGTCACGCTCGAGGCGCGGCTGGCCGGCGATCCCACGGCGAGCGCGTCTGCCGCCGTGACCCTGGTGGCCGAACCGGCGGACATCCAGGTGGCGATCGATCCGCAACCTCCGCGGGTGGGGCTGGGGGCCACGGTGACGTTCACGGCCACGGTCACGGGAGCGGTGAACACGAACGTGCGCTGGTTCGTGAACAACGTGGAGGGGGGCGATCCGGCCACCGGGACCATCACCGACGCCGGGGAGTACAAGGCGCCGCCGCTCATGCCCACGAAGCCCCTCACCATCACGATCCGGGCCCAGAGCGTGGAGGACCCCACCGCCTTCGACGAGGTGTCGTTCCCGCTCATGGAGCTCGTGGCCGACCCGGGGATCGTGCGGTCCACCCAGGCGGGTTCGAGCCACGCGATCTCGCTCACGGCAGAGCTGTCGGACGGGACCTCGGTGGATCTCACCAACGACCCCGGCATCCAGGCGTCCACGGACAACACGGCGGTGGCCACCGCATCGGTCGCCCCCCCCACGGTCACCATGGGCAGCGAGCTCGGCCGCACCACGGTGACGTTCACCGACACCACGACGCCCGGCTCCCCCCAGGCCGGGGTGATCGTGGTCTCCGACACCGACTACGTGCTGGAGGTCACCCCGGACGCGGTCTACGGAGCGGTGGAAGGCTACCAGAAGCCCATCCAGGTGCTCCTAGAACCCCAGCGGGGGCCCCACGCCGGTGGGGCCTACGACCTGGCGCCCACCGACGCGGTGACCTACGAGGCCCTCGATTCGAACGGCTGGGTCCAGCCCCGGGAGAGCCCCGTGGATCCCCTGCCGGACCCCACCACCTACGTGGCCTACGTGGACGCGGCCGCGGGCCGGGTGGTGTTCGGCCGCAAGGTGGGGGTGGCCGCGTTCCGGGTCACCGAGAGCCAGACCGGGAAGAGCGCCACGTTCACGGCCGAGTTCCTGGGGCTGGAGGTCACCCCCTGGATCGTGAAGGCCGATGGCGTGGAAGGCGCGGCCACCAACGCCGGCGACGTGGTGGTGACGCCCGAGGGAACTCAGGGCTTCAACGAGACCGTGGCCCTGGCGCTCTTCCTCAAAGCCACCGACAGCCAGGGGCAGACCCTTTTGCCCGACGAGCTCGCCGCGCTTCTGGGGGATGTTCGGGGGAACTTCCGGGTCGCGGCGGACCAGGGCGGCTTCCTGCCGCCGGGGCTGGAGGCCCTCTGGCACAACACCGCAGGCGGGTTCGGCGGTAGCATCACCGTCGCCGACCCGCCCATCGTGTACGAAGACGGCACGGACCGGGTGGCCGAGGTGGAGGTCCGCACGGAGACCGTCACGGTTTCCGGCCTGGTGCCCGCTCCGCAGATCGGGGGCATCCTCGACCTGCCCGGCCAGAACCCGGATCTCCAGGGCACGGTGCACGTGCTCGCCGACGTCGTGCCCCGGGCCGTGGGCGACGTCACCGTGACCCTCGACCTGACCGGCACGGTGCTCCTGTACCGGGGGCAGCGGATCGCCACGCCGGTGCAGTTCACGGTGACCGGGGCCTTCCCGGAGCCGGACACCGTGAACGTGGGCCCCACGAACATCGGGCCCACGGGCTCTCCCTTCTACGTCAACGTGAGCTACGCCCCCGCCGTCGTCGGCCTCACCCCGGTGGTGGAGTACCGGCCGCAGGGGGGCGGCGGGGGATGGACTCCGGCGCCGTTGCTCACCGGGACCTTCCCCGGCTCCGGGATCGGAGGCGGCTCGGGGCTCACGTCCCAGGGCACCGACGGGTTCGTGGCCGCGTTCGACTCGAGCCAGGCCGGCACCTACGAGTTCCGCATCCGGTACCTGGAGTTCCCGGACGACACCGGCTACGCGGTGCAATCCACCGAGGTGGTCACGGGAAGCGCCTCCACGTGGGCCGAGCGGACCGTCCAGGACTTCTCCGAAGGCGCGCTCCAGCCCGTGAGGGTGTGCACGAGCGCGGATAACGGCGTGGAGGTAGACTTCTCCTCCAGATCTTTCACGCTGTACCGCCCGGACGGCAGCCAGCAGTCGAACGCCCTCACCTTTACGGTGTTGAGCGGGGGGACGAATACCACCTCCTCGACCACCGAGGTCGCAAAGGGCGGGTGCGCCGAACTCCAGCCCCAGCTCGCCGTGGCTGCCGAGCCCGGGGATGTGATCGCGGGCTCGTTCTTCTACACGGAACTACCCAACCAGGCTGCCGGGACGATCGAACTCGTGTTCGGGGGCGCCTCCCTCGTAGCCACGCCGGCGGTGCAGCTCGCCCCCTCGGGGCACTCCGGGGCGTTCCAGGCGACCTGGCGGCTGAAGGGAGGAAAGAGTTTCGCCGACCTCCTGGCCGCCGGCACGCCCACCCTCGCCCGGGTGGAGCTGCGGCGCGACGGGCAGGCGGCGCTCGAGCCCTTGGTGGATGCGGTGACGCCAGTGGACGCCAGCACCCTGGACGTGACCCTGACCGTGCCCGAAGAGTACTTCACCTCCGGCCGGGGGAGCTTCGAGCTCCATCTGTTCTTCGGGAGCCAGGGCGAGGCCCACTACAAGGCCGGCCCCCTGGACATCGCCGAGGTCAAGCCCACGGGCGCCGTTCCCACGGTGCTCCCGCTCAATGCCAAATGGCCCGGGGTGGCGGAGCGGGCCCGGGTGCCCGTGGAGGTGGAGGTCACGGGCACCACGCTTCCCGTGCGCGTGACCGCCCGGGTGGAGACCGCGGGCCAGACCACTCCCCTTGCCGGGTTCTCCCGCACGCGCACCCGGACCCCCGGGGTGTACGTTCCCACGTACACCCTGCAGCCCAAGCTGCAGCGGTGGCTTGCGGGCGGGCAGACGGCGCGGTTCGACCTGTACGGTGACCTCACGGACCAGACCACCACAGTGGGCGACCAGACCGTGGATCTGCCCGACGGGCTGCCCGACCGGGTCAGCTCCAACCCGGGGGACACCACGCTCGCCGTGGAGGTGACCCAGCAGGGTCTGGCGCAGACGATCTTGGAGCAGACCCTCACCGTCTTCAACTTCGTGCCCCGGCACGAGACGCTTCGGGCGCCGACGCTGGCCGTGGAGGAAGGAAACCTATCCCGGGACGATGCCTACGCCGCCCTTTCCTTCGAGCCGAACCAGACGACCGGGGAGCCGACCCCTCCGGATCCCAACGCGGCTCAGGAGGTCTGGATCGGGATCGACCACGACCCGGAGAAGGGGCTCGGAGTCCTGGACATGCCGTTCTTCCCCGGCACCCCGGACGACGGCCGGTGGGCGGACTTCGTCGGTGAGCCGGAGCCGTTCGCCCCGGATCCGGTCACCGAGACGATTGTGACCGGGTCCACCCGGCTCACGCCCTTTGGCCTCACATTGGGGGGGGTGTGCTTCGACCCTTGGACGTACGGCAGGAAATCGCCCAACGGGACCGAACTGCTGTCGTTCTTTCCTGCTCCGCCCGACACGATGCTCGACAGCGGCCTTCTGTATCAGCAGGGCGGCGCCTCGGGAGGACGGTTCGCGGGCACCCGGTACCAGGTGATCACCCGAACCCCCGGGGTGGACACCCCCGGGCTCGACTGCGGCTACCTGCGCACGGGTCAGATCTCGGACCTGGGCGACACGATCGGCGAGGAGGCGGTGCGCGCGGACTCGGCCGCCGACGGCCGGGTGGTCACCTTCTCCAAGGACCTGGACGGCCGGGACGTGATCCGCACCGCGTTCCACCTGGGGGGGCCGAACGCGGCCTTCGAGTTCACCACCGACCCGACGGACCCGAGCGGCCAGCCCCTGGTCGAAGCCACCCTCAAGGCGCCGCTGGTGCTGAGCCGCTACCCCCAGGTGGTTCGGGACGACGACATCCGGCTGACCACCCGGGTGGACGCCGAGGCGGCCCTCAAGGCCTCCACGGCCAAGGTGGTCGTGTCCGTGGGGGCGGCGGCCGTGGGCGCCATGCTCACCGCGGCCGGCCCGGCCGGAGTTCTGGCCTCCGCCGGGGTAGCCGCGGCGTTCCAGATCTGGGACAACCAGGCCATGAACCCCAGCACCGGCAAGGGCCTCCCGGACCACGCCCTGGCCTCTTTGGTGAGCACCGCCCAGGGGGCGCCGCCAGGGATCCTCGCCCAGGAGGGCCTGGAGGAGGTGTTCCCCCGGGTATGGGAGCGCCTCACCGTGAACGCCGTGCTCGACCAGGACACCGGCAAGTTCCTCTTGTATGAAACGGGCACCTTCGAACGGGTTCCGGTGAAGAAGCCCTTCGGCGTGTTCACTCAGGCTCCCGAATCCCTCCGGTTCGAGGTGAGCGGCGCCCAGCTCACCGCAGGCCTCATCGCGGGGGTGCTGGCCAACGTGATCAACGACTCCATAGCCCCGGAGAACTACTCGGCCAACCATACGTCCCACGCCTACGCCCTGGACCAGGTGGCCCTGGTGATCCCGGAGAACGCGGTGCAGGGCGACCCCCAGGCCGGGGCCCGGGTGGCGTGGCTCGCCCGGCTAACCCAGTCCGATCTGGACCTGCGCACGGCCCGGATCCTGGCCCGAGCCAGCGCCCGGGCGAGCCGCAAGGGCGGGGGGGCCACGGTCCAGGTGGCCGGGCAGGACCGGAGCGCCCCGTTCTACCTGCGCATGAGGCCGGCGTTCGGGCCCCTCGTGATCGTCGCGGTACCCGGGGGACAGACCCAGGCCGCCCCCTCCGATCTCAGCACGAAGTACCCGGAGGTGGACCCGGCCCAGCGGAATCTCGTGGACTTCCGCGTGCGAGTGGGCGGCTCGGACCCCACCGCGTTCCCGTTCCTCACCACCACCGTGGTGGAGGCAGGCCGCACGAGCCCCCAGGCCACGGCCCGGGTGTTCGTGGACCAGAGCGAGAGCGAGCTGGAGCTGCGGATGATCGATCCGGTGCTGGAGTCGATCTCCGACGGGACGAGCACCTGGATCTCGCCGTAG